In Eupeodes corollae chromosome 3, idEupCoro1.1, whole genome shotgun sequence, a single genomic region encodes these proteins:
- the LOC129951430 gene encoding uncharacterized protein LOC129951430 isoform X3, which produces MRVVLEIHSANLMLIQMIYIVKYLWCEVKKGQNFTLFLLFFWILWFSQILSISTMFMGLPDISSENPTVIPLNEITSTDPPLMSGGAVGGVGVGGSGSGGSLEQHTIDSVIISTSESNVTNQTQQDANETKTTDSNQNANDQIEKINDSGGLIPPQPPDSNEVVAADVVSVTATPAMPKATTNATIAHEVNLTAEEVPIPVFSEWAQKQMEAEEKQQLEQDVVNSSTQRKNQTTGSKLQPGKLRTKNYASPDCGAKIIASNSDAQNTGAVLTSSKDEYMLSPCTNRIWFVVELCEAIQAEKIDLANFELFSSSPKNFTVAVSNRFPTRDWSNVGRFIADDKRTIQTFDLHPHLFGKFVRVDIHSHYNSEHFCPVSLFRVYGTSEFEAFETEDRADDIDEYDDDITPEQAHQKHENNLFKSASDAVLSIVKKAAEVLVKTNSNRTTMEIKSDQGCFTPSAGEFACNQCKDTSLAARVNYVLSCKHAQLLDMLQVERLKSDIHTSQICAKRFSVNLNSHLDCKSSGLNEKSSYFLSLLPEDYVGALCMLLAGRRRITLNDSMDMDSNERDQNGEVSMNLTIDKSNGGSFGNLDKLPDIAEDVKRNPKVEDEFSGELSLQIPPPPIKVEEEITSTERIYEDPSLPSSSSSSSETLDINIYNVGDMADEKASSIEAPPVDVVRSDEQRSAEEALMDTTIPPRAEGGDMTLKPSPSEDPSTWDNLDTLLSEGVVPGTGNNAAGGGNQGSQQRIPSGPHSESVFIRLNNRIKALERNMSLSGQYLEELSRRYKKQVEELQLSLTKTVRALEDQNRRHSDQERELLERNALLKDELEDVSLKVHACIILIIFVGSFMILLTIVGVVCYRSMARNLSPNYKQAEKRKATQKKLNRRKSFDDFSDASTGKQKIRRPSEEAMLILKDCAGENSAPESDVKVRQRKVSVFYGRKANRKGEKRSWPEVSQPGVFNPGVEDLPPAEPVPAAVLEDEEYDQFNASESDSVCTSEQPQSSSLSGKSRKFVNLFNGRVGKKSKKNNPSYKRQESAPSDIGFSKTNNNTTTDSFDEKLILDEDEIENFIPGADLAYNEFMPDGPSGYQINDGAASSEDKRKNNNNNKKTRRLSSPAFFKSPFSKSSKKSTPHESTSWEWYRSKKSSSTTSSQNIGSNGGSGVVLKSTKINGIGTAHNGQPSPASSLSEILPNSGQGSSDNSFRILEEAINTSTIATSTSSSNGNSGGGSHSGSSAGSNRSSKKSHTFNRIFKKVF; this is translated from the exons CTTACCAGATATTTCCTCCGAAAACCCAACTGTAATACCATTGAATGAAATAACATCCACCGACCCACCCCTGATGAGTGGTGGTGCTGTTGGCGGTGTCGGTGTCGGTGGTAGTGGCAGCGGTGGCAGCCTTGAGCAACACACCATCGATTCCGTAATAATCTCAACATCCGAATCGAATGTCACCAATCAGACTCAACAGGACGCCAACGAAACAAAAACCACTGACAGCAACCAAAATG CAAATGATcagatagaaaaaataaatgattcagGTGGATTGATTCCACCACAGCCACCTGATAGTAATGAAGTTGTTGCGGCTGATGTGGTCAGCGTGACAGCGACTCCAGCGATGCCTAAAGCAACTACAAATGCCACAATAGCCCATGAAGTCAACCTTACTGCCGAAGAAGTACCCATTCCGGTATTCTCAGAATGGGCCCAAAAGCAAATGGAAGCCGAAGAGAAACAACAACTCGAGCAAGACGTTGTCAATTCATCGACCCAGAGAAAAAACCAAACAACTGGGTCGAAGCTGCAACCGGGAAAGCTGCGAACAAAAAACTACGCCTCACCCGATTGTGGGGCGAAAATAATCGCATCCAATTCGGATGCCCAAAACACCGGAGCTGTGTTGACTTCATCGAAAGATGAATACATGCTGAGTCCATGTACAAACCGCATTTGGTTCGTTGTAGAACTGTGCGAAGCAATTCAAGCCGAGAAAATCGATTTGGCCAATTTCGAGCTCTTCTCGTCGTCGCCCAAGAATTTCACCGTCGCTGTGAGTAATCGTTTTCCAACTCGGGACTGGTCGAATGTGGGTCGATTCATTGCCGATGACAAGCGGACGATACAAACCTTCGATCTGCATCCGCATTTGTTTGGGAAGTTTGTACGGGTGGACATCCACTCACACTACAACTCGGAGCATTTCTGCCCAGTTTCATTGTTCCGTGTGTATGGGACGTCGGAGTTTGAGGCTTTCGAGACTGAGGATCGCGCCGATGACATCGACGAGTATGACGATGATATCACACCCGAACAGGCGCACCAAAAGCACGAGAATAATCTATTCAAATCTGCGAGCGATGCTGTATTGTCCATTGTGAAAAAAGCCGCCGAAGTCTTGGTCAAGACTAACTCCAATCGAACCACAATGGAGATCAAGAGCGATCAGGGCTGCTTCACACCGTCTGCAGGCGAATTCGCTTGCAACCAGTGCAAAGATACATCTCTAGCTGCTCGAGTCAATTATGTGCTCTCGTGCAAACATGCTCAGCTGCTAGATATGCTTCAAGTCGAGCGCCTGAAAAGCGACATTCACACATCCCAGATATGTGCCAAAAGATTTAGTGTTAACCTTAATAGCCATTTAGATTGTAAGAGCAGCGGACTGAATGAGAAGAGTAGTTACTTTCTGAGCTTATTGCCGGAGGACTATGTCGGAGCATTGTGTATGCTTCTGGCGGGAAGAAGGAGAATAACTTTGAACGATTCCATGGACATGGACTCAAATGAACGAGACCAAAACGGAGAAGTATCGATGAATTTAACAATTGACAAAAGCAATGGAGGTTCCTTTGGGAATCTCGATAAACTGCCAGACATTGCCGAAGATGTGAAGAGAAACCCAAAAGTCGAGGATGAATTCTCGGGCGAGTTGTCACTTCAAATTCCACCACCACCAATTAAAGTTGAGGAAGAAATTACCTCGACTGAAAGAATTTATGAAGATCCTTCTctaccatcgtcgtcgtcgtcgtcctcagAGACCttagatataaatatatacaatgtAGGTGATATGGCAGATGAGAAAGCTTCTTCCATTGAAGCACCTCCAGTGGATGTTGTTAGGAGTGATGAACAAAGATCAGCAGAAGAGGCCCTCATGGACACAACCATACCACCAAGAGCTGAAGGTGGCGATATGACTCTGAAACCATCACCGTCAGAGGATCCATCTACATGGGACAATCTTGATACGTTACTATCTGAAGGAGTTGTACCTGGAACTGGTAATAATGCGGCAGGTGGTGGCAATCAAGGTAGTCAGCAAAGAATTCCCAGTGGACCACACTCGGAGAGTGTTTTCATAAGACTGAATAATCGAATTAAA GCACTTGAGCGCAACATGTCGCTGTCTGGACAGTATCTGGAAGAACTAAGTCGCCGCTACAAGAAACAAGTTGAAGAGTTGCAATTGTCATTGACGAAGACCGTTCGAGCATTGGAAGACCAAAATCGACGACACTCCGATCAGGAACGTGAGCTATTGGAGAGAAATGCTTTGCTCAAGGACGAGCTGGAAGATGTCTCGCTGAAGGTGCATGCTTGCATAATCCTGATTATCTTCGTGGGGTCATTTATGATTCTGCTGACGATTGTGGGAGTTGTTTGCTATCGTTCGATGGCGAGGAATCTTTCACCCAACTACAAACAAGCCGAGAAACGGAAGGCCACACAAAAGAAGCTGAATCGCAGGAAGTCGTTTGATGACTTTTCCGATGCTTCGACAGGGAAGCAGAAAATTCGTCGCCCAAGTGAGGAGGCGATGTTGATTCTCAAAGACTGTGCCGGGGAGAATTCGGCGCCAGAGAGCGATGTAAAAGTGAGACAGCGAAAAGTTTCGGTATTCTATGGCAGAAAGGCTAATCGAAAGGGAGAAAAACGCTCATGGCCCGAGGTTAGTCAACCAGGAGTATTCAATCCCGGCGTAGAAGACCTACCGCCAGCCGAACCTGTTCCGGCTGCTGTGCTCGAGGACGAGGAATACGATCAATTCAATGCAAGTGAATCGGATTCAGTGTGCACATCAGAGCAACCACAGTCGTCGTCATTGAGTGGTAAATCCAGGAAATTCGTTAATCTATTCAACGGACGGGTTGGGAAAAAGTCAAAGAAGAACAATCCAAGCTACAAAAGGCAAGAATCAGCTCCTTCTGATATTGGGTTTTCCAAAACtaacaacaacacaacaacaGACTCATTCGATGAAAAACTAATTCTCGACGAAGATGAAATCGAGAACTTTATTCCCGGAGCCGATCTGGCTTACAACGAATTCATGCCAGACGGACCATCAGGCTATCAGATTAATGATGGTGCGGCAAGTTCAGAGGATaaacgaaaaaataacaacaataacaagaAAACCCGAAGACTTTCATCGCCAGCATTCTTCAAATCACCATTCAGCAAAAGTAGTAAAAAATCAACACCCCACGAATCGACTAGCTGGGAGTGGTATCGATCCAAAAAgtcatcatcaacaacatctAGTCAGAATATTGGTAGTAATGGTGGTAGCGGTGTTGTTCTTAAGTCAACAAAAATCAACGGTATAGGAACAGCACATAATGGTCAACCATCACCGGCTTCATCTCTCTCCGAGATTCTGCCTAACAGTGGTCAAGGAAGCAGTGATAATTCATTTCGTATTCTAGAAGAGGCTATTAATACATCAACCATAGCGACATCGACGTCAAGCAGCAATGGTAATAGTGGTGGCGGAAGCCATAGTGGAAGTAGTGCTGGTAGTAATAGAAGCTCGAAAAAAAGTCACACTTTCAATAGAATATTCAAAAAGGTCTTTTGA
- the LOC129951433 gene encoding eEF1A lysine and N-terminal methyltransferase homolog gives MDLLPKSHHEFNQTEYWNTFFKKRGTKAFEWYGEYLNLVVQIHKYVKYQDKILMVGCGNSKLSMDMYDSGFKDITNIDISPVAIKKMIEMNGKERSDMKFIQMDATAMSFEDESFSVVFDKGTLDALMTDNSEQVRKTVGAYFSEILRTLRNGGRYICISLLQEHILQFLLEFFPKNSCMLRVVRCFDTEQCSEEADTDSLSMPVFAIIATKFKALPQAILEVCMGGEKMVRVSSPEDVVLAVTSSQNAAMVCNGLARSNIIGLNEVSMDLFKPGETTPRYTIVIIDQPPVRTNGKYAAFIVPQGREIEWLFSTPQGRKKLLENAKFNRLAIVTMHRDQEYGSLDSVKSELSESVKTLAPKGLTDLIPYLSLGKDVGKRETLVCGFSTISGDFRIEEVEGDDGKIFRRLIFLSNRNVVQSEALLKTIKPKNKKPRTKIDVGYLACQHHLYMTVGVQMATMGPSQVSKDDDNLKNVLVVGLGGGGLCTFIRAALKNVRVTAVEIDPIMLEVAEQYFELKQDNRLHVVIDDGLAFVNRCCEKEITFDAVLFDVDSKDISLGMSCPPPSFLEPQILESLKQVIGPKGMFILNLVCRDEQLREEAINNLQKVFTSCCCYKLEEDVNEVIFCTNDEKYKNLTDWKKILATSSRSLNSIAIESQFCDKDMVDVTDFINDLKI, from the exons ATGGATCTGCTTCCGAAATCCCACCACGAATTCAATCAAACCGAATAttggaatacatttttcaagaaaCGTGGAACCAAAGCATTTGAATG GTATGGAGAATATCTTAATCTTGTTGTCCAGATCCATAAGTATGTCAAGTACCAGGACAAGATTCTGATGGTTGGGTGTGGTAATTCAAAACTCAGCATGGATATGTATGATTCGGGGTTCAA AGACATCACCAACATTGACATCTCTCCGGTGGCAATCAAGAAAATGATCGAAATGAACGGCAAGGAGCGGAGTGACATGAAATTCATTCAAATGGATGCCACGGCTATGTCCTTCGAGGATGAATCATTCTCTGTGGTCTTTGACAAGGGAACGCTGGACGCCCTTATGACAGACAACTCTGAGCAAGTTCGCAAAACTGTAGGTGCCTATTTCAGTGAGATTCTGAGAACATTAAG GAATGGAGGTCGATACATTTGTATATCTCTGCTCCAAGAGCACATTCTCCAATTTCTGCTCGAGTTCTTTCCCAAGAATTCCTGCATGCTAAGAGTGGTTCGTTGTTTCGACACCGAGCAGTGTTCAGAGGAAGCTGATACGGATTCCCTATCTATGCCAGTTTTTGCTATCATTGCCACCAAATTCAAGGCTTTGCCACAAGCT ATTCTTGAAGTTTGTATGGGTGGAGAAAAGATGGTCCGTGTTTCCTCACCGGAGGACGTTGTCTTAGCCGTGACTTCCTCACAAAATGCAGCTATGGTCTGTAATGGACTGGCGAGGAGTAATATTATTG GTCTCAATGAAGTATCAATGGATCTCTTTAAACCTGGCGAAACAACGCCTCGCTACACCATCGTCATCATAGATCAACCGCCAGTCAGGACAAATGGGAAATATGCTGCATTTATAGTTCCACAGGGACGAGAAATCGAATGGCTATTCTCCACACCACAGggacgaaaaaaacttctcgAAAATGCCAAATTCAATCGTCTAGCCATTGTCACAATGCATCGGGATCAGGAGTACGGTTCCTTAGACTCGGTTAAGTCGGAATTAAGTGAAAGTGTTAAGACCTTAGCTCCTAAGGGACTCACAGATCTG ATTCCGTATCTTTCTTTAGGCAAAGATGTTGGAAAACGTGAGACTCTGGTTTGTGGTTTCTCCACGATATCGGGAGATTTTCGAATCGAAGAAGTCGAAGGAGATGATGGTAAAATATTCCGAAGACTGATATTCTTGTCCAATCGGAATGTTGTACAATCTGAAGCTTTGTTAAAAACAA ttaaaccaaaaaataaaaaacctcgAACTAAAATTGATGTTGGCTATTTAGCGTGTCAGCATCATTTGTATATGACAGTTGGTGTTCAAATGGCAACCATGGGTCCTAGTCAAGTATCGAAAGATGATGATAATTTGAAGAATGTACTTGTGGTGGGCTTGGGCGGTGGTGGCTTGTGTACATTTATTAGAGCTgctttgaa AAATGTTCGTGTTACGGCAGTTGAAATCGATCCAATTATGTTGGAAGTTGCTgagcaatattttgaattgaaacaaGATAATCGGCTTCATGTTGTTATTGATGATGGTCTGGCATTTGTGAATAGATGCTGTGAAAAAG AAATTACATTCGATGCGGTCCTCTTTGATGTTGACAGCAAAGATATATCACTCGGTATGAGTTGTCCACCTCCAAGTTTCTTAGAACCACAAATTCTCGAAAGCCTTAAGCAAGTAATTGGTCCCAAAGGAATGTTCATTCTCAATCTTGTGTGTCGGGATGAACAACTCCGTGAAGAAGCCATCAATAACCTACAAAAAGTATTCACCTCCTGTTGTTGTTATAAATTAGAAGAGGACGTAAACGAAGTCATCTTTTGTACGAAcgatgaaaaatacaaaaatctcacGGATTGGAAAAAAATTCTCGCTACCTCAAGTAGAAGTCTCAATTCGATAGCCATAGAATCACAATTCTGTGACAAAGATATGGTCGATGTTACGGactttataaatgatttaaaaatctaa
- the LOC129951430 gene encoding uncharacterized protein LOC129951430 isoform X4: protein MLIQMIYIVKYLWCEVKKGQNFTLFLLFFWILWFSQILSISTMFMGLPDISSENPTVIPLNEITSTDPPLMSGGAVGGVGVGGSGSGGSLEQHTIDSVIISTSESNVTNQTQQDANETKTTDSNQNANDQIEKINDSGGLIPPQPPDSNEVVAADVVSVTATPAMPKATTNATIAHEVNLTAEEVPIPVFSEWAQKQMEAEEKQQLEQDVVNSSTQRKNQTTGSKLQPGKLRTKNYASPDCGAKIIASNSDAQNTGAVLTSSKDEYMLSPCTNRIWFVVELCEAIQAEKIDLANFELFSSSPKNFTVAVSNRFPTRDWSNVGRFIADDKRTIQTFDLHPHLFGKFVRVDIHSHYNSEHFCPVSLFRVYGTSEFEAFETEDRADDIDEYDDDITPEQAHQKHENNLFKSASDAVLSIVKKAAEVLVKTNSNRTTMEIKSDQGCFTPSAGEFACNQCKDTSLAARVNYVLSCKHAQLLDMLQVERLKSDIHTSQICAKRFSVNLNSHLDCKSSGLNEKSSYFLSLLPEDYVGALCMLLAGRRRITLNDSMDMDSNERDQNGEVSMNLTIDKSNGGSFGNLDKLPDIAEDVKRNPKVEDEFSGELSLQIPPPPIKVEEEITSTERIYEDPSLPSSSSSSSETLDINIYNVGDMADEKASSIEAPPVDVVRSDEQRSAEEALMDTTIPPRAEGGDMTLKPSPSEDPSTWDNLDTLLSEGVVPGTGNNAAGGGNQGSQQRIPSGPHSESVFIRLNNRIKALERNMSLSGQYLEELSRRYKKQVEELQLSLTKTVRALEDQNRRHSDQERELLERNALLKDELEDVSLKVHACIILIIFVGSFMILLTIVGVVCYRSMARNLSPNYKQAEKRKATQKKLNRRKSFDDFSDASTGKQKIRRPSEEAMLILKDCAGENSAPESDVKVRQRKVSVFYGRKANRKGEKRSWPEVSQPGVFNPGVEDLPPAEPVPAAVLEDEEYDQFNASESDSVCTSEQPQSSSLSGKSRKFVNLFNGRVGKKSKKNNPSYKRQESAPSDIGFSKTNNNTTTDSFDEKLILDEDEIENFIPGADLAYNEFMPDGPSGYQINDGAASSEDKRKNNNNNKKTRRLSSPAFFKSPFSKSSKKSTPHESTSWEWYRSKKSSSTTSSQNIGSNGGSGVVLKSTKINGIGTAHNGQPSPASSLSEILPNSGQGSSDNSFRILEEAINTSTIATSTSSSNGNSGGGSHSGSSAGSNRSSKKSHTFNRIFKKVF from the exons CTTACCAGATATTTCCTCCGAAAACCCAACTGTAATACCATTGAATGAAATAACATCCACCGACCCACCCCTGATGAGTGGTGGTGCTGTTGGCGGTGTCGGTGTCGGTGGTAGTGGCAGCGGTGGCAGCCTTGAGCAACACACCATCGATTCCGTAATAATCTCAACATCCGAATCGAATGTCACCAATCAGACTCAACAGGACGCCAACGAAACAAAAACCACTGACAGCAACCAAAATG CAAATGATcagatagaaaaaataaatgattcagGTGGATTGATTCCACCACAGCCACCTGATAGTAATGAAGTTGTTGCGGCTGATGTGGTCAGCGTGACAGCGACTCCAGCGATGCCTAAAGCAACTACAAATGCCACAATAGCCCATGAAGTCAACCTTACTGCCGAAGAAGTACCCATTCCGGTATTCTCAGAATGGGCCCAAAAGCAAATGGAAGCCGAAGAGAAACAACAACTCGAGCAAGACGTTGTCAATTCATCGACCCAGAGAAAAAACCAAACAACTGGGTCGAAGCTGCAACCGGGAAAGCTGCGAACAAAAAACTACGCCTCACCCGATTGTGGGGCGAAAATAATCGCATCCAATTCGGATGCCCAAAACACCGGAGCTGTGTTGACTTCATCGAAAGATGAATACATGCTGAGTCCATGTACAAACCGCATTTGGTTCGTTGTAGAACTGTGCGAAGCAATTCAAGCCGAGAAAATCGATTTGGCCAATTTCGAGCTCTTCTCGTCGTCGCCCAAGAATTTCACCGTCGCTGTGAGTAATCGTTTTCCAACTCGGGACTGGTCGAATGTGGGTCGATTCATTGCCGATGACAAGCGGACGATACAAACCTTCGATCTGCATCCGCATTTGTTTGGGAAGTTTGTACGGGTGGACATCCACTCACACTACAACTCGGAGCATTTCTGCCCAGTTTCATTGTTCCGTGTGTATGGGACGTCGGAGTTTGAGGCTTTCGAGACTGAGGATCGCGCCGATGACATCGACGAGTATGACGATGATATCACACCCGAACAGGCGCACCAAAAGCACGAGAATAATCTATTCAAATCTGCGAGCGATGCTGTATTGTCCATTGTGAAAAAAGCCGCCGAAGTCTTGGTCAAGACTAACTCCAATCGAACCACAATGGAGATCAAGAGCGATCAGGGCTGCTTCACACCGTCTGCAGGCGAATTCGCTTGCAACCAGTGCAAAGATACATCTCTAGCTGCTCGAGTCAATTATGTGCTCTCGTGCAAACATGCTCAGCTGCTAGATATGCTTCAAGTCGAGCGCCTGAAAAGCGACATTCACACATCCCAGATATGTGCCAAAAGATTTAGTGTTAACCTTAATAGCCATTTAGATTGTAAGAGCAGCGGACTGAATGAGAAGAGTAGTTACTTTCTGAGCTTATTGCCGGAGGACTATGTCGGAGCATTGTGTATGCTTCTGGCGGGAAGAAGGAGAATAACTTTGAACGATTCCATGGACATGGACTCAAATGAACGAGACCAAAACGGAGAAGTATCGATGAATTTAACAATTGACAAAAGCAATGGAGGTTCCTTTGGGAATCTCGATAAACTGCCAGACATTGCCGAAGATGTGAAGAGAAACCCAAAAGTCGAGGATGAATTCTCGGGCGAGTTGTCACTTCAAATTCCACCACCACCAATTAAAGTTGAGGAAGAAATTACCTCGACTGAAAGAATTTATGAAGATCCTTCTctaccatcgtcgtcgtcgtcgtcctcagAGACCttagatataaatatatacaatgtAGGTGATATGGCAGATGAGAAAGCTTCTTCCATTGAAGCACCTCCAGTGGATGTTGTTAGGAGTGATGAACAAAGATCAGCAGAAGAGGCCCTCATGGACACAACCATACCACCAAGAGCTGAAGGTGGCGATATGACTCTGAAACCATCACCGTCAGAGGATCCATCTACATGGGACAATCTTGATACGTTACTATCTGAAGGAGTTGTACCTGGAACTGGTAATAATGCGGCAGGTGGTGGCAATCAAGGTAGTCAGCAAAGAATTCCCAGTGGACCACACTCGGAGAGTGTTTTCATAAGACTGAATAATCGAATTAAA GCACTTGAGCGCAACATGTCGCTGTCTGGACAGTATCTGGAAGAACTAAGTCGCCGCTACAAGAAACAAGTTGAAGAGTTGCAATTGTCATTGACGAAGACCGTTCGAGCATTGGAAGACCAAAATCGACGACACTCCGATCAGGAACGTGAGCTATTGGAGAGAAATGCTTTGCTCAAGGACGAGCTGGAAGATGTCTCGCTGAAGGTGCATGCTTGCATAATCCTGATTATCTTCGTGGGGTCATTTATGATTCTGCTGACGATTGTGGGAGTTGTTTGCTATCGTTCGATGGCGAGGAATCTTTCACCCAACTACAAACAAGCCGAGAAACGGAAGGCCACACAAAAGAAGCTGAATCGCAGGAAGTCGTTTGATGACTTTTCCGATGCTTCGACAGGGAAGCAGAAAATTCGTCGCCCAAGTGAGGAGGCGATGTTGATTCTCAAAGACTGTGCCGGGGAGAATTCGGCGCCAGAGAGCGATGTAAAAGTGAGACAGCGAAAAGTTTCGGTATTCTATGGCAGAAAGGCTAATCGAAAGGGAGAAAAACGCTCATGGCCCGAGGTTAGTCAACCAGGAGTATTCAATCCCGGCGTAGAAGACCTACCGCCAGCCGAACCTGTTCCGGCTGCTGTGCTCGAGGACGAGGAATACGATCAATTCAATGCAAGTGAATCGGATTCAGTGTGCACATCAGAGCAACCACAGTCGTCGTCATTGAGTGGTAAATCCAGGAAATTCGTTAATCTATTCAACGGACGGGTTGGGAAAAAGTCAAAGAAGAACAATCCAAGCTACAAAAGGCAAGAATCAGCTCCTTCTGATATTGGGTTTTCCAAAACtaacaacaacacaacaacaGACTCATTCGATGAAAAACTAATTCTCGACGAAGATGAAATCGAGAACTTTATTCCCGGAGCCGATCTGGCTTACAACGAATTCATGCCAGACGGACCATCAGGCTATCAGATTAATGATGGTGCGGCAAGTTCAGAGGATaaacgaaaaaataacaacaataacaagaAAACCCGAAGACTTTCATCGCCAGCATTCTTCAAATCACCATTCAGCAAAAGTAGTAAAAAATCAACACCCCACGAATCGACTAGCTGGGAGTGGTATCGATCCAAAAAgtcatcatcaacaacatctAGTCAGAATATTGGTAGTAATGGTGGTAGCGGTGTTGTTCTTAAGTCAACAAAAATCAACGGTATAGGAACAGCACATAATGGTCAACCATCACCGGCTTCATCTCTCTCCGAGATTCTGCCTAACAGTGGTCAAGGAAGCAGTGATAATTCATTTCGTATTCTAGAAGAGGCTATTAATACATCAACCATAGCGACATCGACGTCAAGCAGCAATGGTAATAGTGGTGGCGGAAGCCATAGTGGAAGTAGTGCTGGTAGTAATAGAAGCTCGAAAAAAAGTCACACTTTCAATAGAATATTCAAAAAGGTCTTTTGA